The nucleotide window TTTGCGCACGAGATTACGCCATCGAGCGATCGCCGGTGCGTCGGCAATTCAGGCAGTCGACGCAGTTTGCGTCATCCTGTCGATAATAAAAAGAGAGGTTTATTGCTATTATTGATCAATTTTTCTCATATCTTGGTGGGCATCGATGACTCGGCAGCGTATTCCTTCGCTCAAATTGCTGATGGGCTTCGAGGCGGCGGCCCGCCACGGCAATTTTTCTCGGGCGGCGGACGAATTGCATATTTCGCAATCGGCCGTCAGCCATCAGGTCCAGCAATTGGAAGCCGAAATCGGCCAGCCGCTCTTTCGGCGCGTCGGGCGGGGCGTGGAATTGACGGTCGCGGGCGAAGTGCTCCAGCGCAGCGTGCAACGCTCGGTCGACACGTTGCGGAACGGGCTAGGCCGTATCGCGACTTATCTCGACCCCGGTCTCGTCGCTATCGCGGGCCCGGCGTCATTGCTGCATGGCTGGCTGAGTCCGCGCATCGAGCAACTTCAGGCGAGCAACCCGGCACTGTGTCCGATGCTCTCGACCGACGAAGCGGCGCGGTTCATCGACGAGACGGATATCGACATTGCCATCAGCGATCGGCCGCTTCAGCAAACCGGTCTTCTGGAGATCCCGTTCCTGAAAGACGAGTGGGTGATTGTCGCCGAGCGAGACTTGGCTGAACGACTGGCAAGCGTCGCCCACGACCAGCATCCTGCGCAGGTTTCGCTGATCTGTCTGGAAGAGAGTTTTACCCGTGACGAAACGGCGGCGCTGTTTCGCGATGCACTGGCCCCGTTTTGCAAACGCGCCATCTTTGACGACGAACGTCTCCTGCTCGATGCCACGTTGCGCGGGCAGGGCATCGCGTGCATCTCGCGATTGCTGGCGGACGAAAGCCTGAAACAAGACCGCCTGCGCGTGCTTCCCGGCTATCCCCGCATAGCAGGGCGCACGTGGTGGGTGTCGCGCGTCGAGGGCGAGCCGCGCTCGGCATTCGTGACGGAAGTCTTCGACTGGCTGATCGCGCAAGCCGCATAACGTCTGGCGGAAAATAGAAAACCGGCACCCCGCCAGCGAATGGCGGAAGTGCCGGTCTGAAAACAACGACGATTTCGATGCGCGCTTTAAGGGCGCGGCGGGAACTCGCCGTTTTTAATCGCGATACAGAAATTCAACGGCAGATACGGTTGCATGTTGTTGTGCGCACCGCTGGTGCAGGCGGGGCCGACCGTCAATGGCGCGAGCGATGCGAGCGACAGATCCGACGTGTTCTCGCGATACGCGTTGTTGCCGCCGACAACAAAGCGGGCGGGCAACTTGTCGCTGGCCGACTCGCCCGCGGGACGCGTGGAGTTCACATAGGCCGTATGCGTGTGCAGCGGCATGTGCTGGTCTTGGAGCGTCACCGTCGGACTCCCCTCCACCTTGCCTATCTGGGGCGCATCCGTGGTTCCCCGCGATACCAATCCACGCAGATCCGGCACCGCGAACGTGGTCCTGCCGTCCCCGCCGTACGTCGTGCCAATCACGGCATAGAGCTCAGGGAATAAGCGAATCTGAAGGATCGTACCGTCGCAGACAGCCCAGTCGACCGGCGCATAGTTGAAGGCGTAGAGCCGAATTTCGCCAATGTAGTAATCGTCCATGGAGCTCTCTGGTCAGCCTTGCGATGGGTAGAGGCCGGAGACGCAGATGATGTAGTTCATCGACGCCGTGGGCATGACGTTGGGGTGCGCAGTGGGCTGAGCATTGCCGGCCGGTGCAATGGCGGGCGCCGCCAGTGCTGCCTTGGTGGGTACGGAACGTACCCCCGAGTCATAAAACACCGCACTGGTTTTCGCCAGCGTCACATCCGGGCCCGGCGTGGGCGACGTGGCGTCGGCCGTCGAGGCGTTGATCGTATGCAAGTGGCCCGGCACGTCCGAGGGCTGGAGCGTGACCGTGTCGCTGCCAACCTGCTGACCAAGCAGCCGTTGCCCGGATCCGGGCACTTGCCCCATGCCGATCGGCACCCGCAGGCGCAGGTCGGGCAGACGGAAGTTGCTTCTGCCGTCGCCACCGTACGTCGTACCGATCAGCGAGAACAGCACCTCGTAGTCGGACGCGATGTTGAGGAGTTCCCCGTTGCAGAACTTCCACCCCTGAGGGGGGTAGTTGCCGGCGAACATGCGAATTTCACCAATGTAGGCTTCCATGTCCGGCTCCTAGGGGCGTGGCGGGTAGAGGCCGCCCTGAACACAAATGATGTAGTTCAGGACCAGCGAGGATTGCATGTTGTTGTGAGCGGTGGCGTCGTTCGTCGCGCTGCTCGCTTCGGGCGATTCCGCTGTGAGCGTCTGCGCCGTTACCGGGCCATAAAGGGCGGTGCCAACTACGGTCGGCAAGTCCGGCTGCGAGATCACACTCTTGGCGAGCAGACGGTCTTTACCGGTACCGGCGAGCGGCTGCGTGGCGTCGTTGGTCGCCGCACGAAACTCATGCGAATGCGTGGGCACCTGCTGAGCATTGAGCGCCACCGTTTCGGTACCCCCGGGCGCACCTTGGTTGTACGTCCCTGGCAGCCGATGCATCGCGACGCGCCCGCGCAGGTCGGGCAGCCCGAAGGTGACTCGGCCGTCGCCACCGTACTGTGTGCCAAGCAGGGAGAACAGCACCTGATTGATATTCACGTTGAGCAGGCGCCCGTCACACGGTAGCCACCCCCTTGGTACGACCGGAAAAGCACACAAACGTATTTCCCCGAGATATGAGTCCATCCGTTTCTTCCTGGTTAAGTGGCGACGCCACGATCTTTGAATTCTTATAGGCGCGCATTTTGCCATCGTCATATTTCATTTCAAATATATTTCGGCTCCCTTATTAAATTTCGATGAGTAAAACGATTGTTTGGAAATGCCTGATTTTTAATAAAAAAGACATCGGTGTATTGGTGAATACCCTTGACTCATTGCGGTAGATTAGGTTTGCCGAGAATCGGGCTTGACGCGCAAGGCAATGGTGCCTACCCTTGCGCAGAAATTAGTCAGGTGTCCGTCAGTTCATTCCGGGCATTCACGAATAAACGATGTTTCGGGCATTTCCGGAGCACGAAAGCAAAATTACAAATGGGTCTTTGCCGCATACGGGGCGGGGACTTCGGGGGAAGTCAAATGAAAACGCAATGCCAACGGGGCGAGCCGGTATTCATACGACGGGTGTTCTGCCCGTCAGCCGGCCGCAATACACGTGTGTTGCCCGGCCTGTCTCAAATACCCACGCGACAAGTCATTCCCGATTGATCTGAGCCAGCGAACGCCGCGAGTCAGCACTCGCGGTCTTCGCTTGCGTGCTCGCTTCTCATGCGCCTGCGTGACAAGCCAGTGTTCTGCCGCTCACGCGTGTCGGCTCCCCGCCAAGTCATTTGCTTCTCTCCCGGTTCGCCATGTTGCCTAGTCTTCAATTTCCTCTCGCGTCCGTACGCCGTCGGTCATCAAATACTCCCGTCGCCTGGTTTTACTGGCTGCGTGCCCTGCTGACCCTGCTTGTGCTGTTCACCGCGTCGTCGTCGGCGTGGTCGCAGGCATGCGTCACATGGACGGCCACGTCAGCGCAGCTCTCCGGCGGGAGCTATCGCTACACGTTGCCGCTCAATGACGCATGCGATCCCACGGCGGAAGGCTTGTACACGTCGCCGGGGCAGATCGTTGGTACTGCGCTTGCGGCGGATGGCTCATCGTTGTCCGTCGATCTCGGCACCTTCCCGTACGACATCCTGGTCTTCACGCCGAAACTCGGCACCACGCAGACCTCGTGGACGTTCACGTTGTACCGGGCCAGCGACGCGCCGGTCACGGTGGCCATCAATTTCCCTGTGCCAACGGTCACCTCGCTTTCCCCGAGCGGGGGTCCGAACAGCGGCGGTACGGCCGTGACGATCACCGGGACCGGTTTTACCGGGGCCACCGGGGTTAACTTCGGTGCAACCCCCGGGACAGGTGTTGTGGTGCTGACCGATACGACGATCGTCGCGACATCCCCTGCCGGAACGTCACCCGTCGACGTCACCGTCACCACCAGCGCTGGCACCAGCGCCATAAACGCGCCAAACGACAGGTTCACATACACACCGACGGTGACGGGGGTGTCGCCGACGTCAGGGCCCGCCGGCGGCGGTGTGTCGGCAACGATCACGGGAACCGGCTTTACCAATGCCACATCGGTGACCTTCGGGACGAACGCCGCGCTGCCCTACATCATCGTGAGCGACAGCACGATCACGGTGTCGAACGTGCCCGCCGGGACGGGCACTGTCGACGTGAAAGTGACCAACAGCGCTGGCACCAGCGCGACTAACGCGAGCGATCGGTTTACCTACCTCGCGGCGCCCGTCGTGACCTCGGTGACACCGAATGCCGGTGCGCCAGGCGGCGGAGCGAGCGTCAGGATCCAAGGTTCGGGGTTCAGCACCGGCGGCGTGCCGTCGGTCAAGTTCGGCAGTACACCGGCGCCGAGCTTTACCCTCGACAACGATGCGCAAATCACCGTCACGTCTCCCGCGGCGGCGGCGGGCACCATCGACGTTACGGTCACCAACAACAATGGCACCAGCGCGACCAGTGCCGCCGATCAGTTCACCTACGCGGGCGTCCCCACCGTGACATCGCTCGGGACGAAGGAAGGCCCGCTCGCCGGCGGCACGACGGTGACGATCAATGGGACTGGCTTAAAGACAACGACCGCAGTGGCGTTCGGCGCGGTCAGTGTGCCCTTCACGGCTGTCAGCGACACGCAGATCACGGTGACATCGCCCGCGAACGCGAGCGCAGGCGTCGTCGACATCGTTGTCACCACACAGGGGGGCACCAGCGCGACCAGCAGCGCCGATCAGTTCACGTACATGGCCCTGCCCACGGTGACGAGCCTTGCGCCGACGTCCGGCCCGGCGGCCGGAGGTACGACCGTGGCTATCAGCGGCAGTGGCTTCACCTCCACCGCAACCGTGAGTTTCGGTGGAACGGCGGCGACGAACGTCCAGTTCGTGAGCGCATCCCAGCTAACGGCTCGCTCACCTGCTGGCACGGGCACCGTCGACGTGAGGGTCTCGACCACCGGCGGCACCAGCGCGACCAGCATGAACGACCAGTTCACGTATCGGGCGGCGCCGGCGATCTCCGGCCTCTCGGTGACCGTTGGGTCCCCGGCGGGCGGCACGCAGACCAAGATCACGGGTACCGGATTTACCGGCACAACCAGTGTGACGTTCAACGGCTCACCGGCGACGACTTTCAATATCGACAGCGACACGCAGATCACGGTGACATCGCCTGCCGGCTCGGCGGGAACTGTCAATGTCGTGGTGACCACGCCGAATGGTACGAGTGCCGTCGGTCCGTCGAGCCAATTTACCTACGCGGCGCCACCGACGGTTTTGAGTTTGGGGCCCACTACCGGCTCAACGGCCGGTGGCGATTCGGTCACGATCACGGGCTCGAATTTCTACAACGGGGTCACGACAGTCAAGCTCGGTGGTAACACTGCAACAATCACCGCGATCAGTTCGACCTCGATCACGTTCACGACACCTGCGGGCTCGCCAGGTCTGGCAACGCTCACGGTCGATACGCCCGGCGGAACCTCCACGACAGGCGGCGCCTTCACCTATGTCGCGGTGCCTGTCGTGACTTCGCTTTCCCCGGCGTATGGGTCGACGAGTGGAAGCAACCCCGTGACCATCTCGGGCAGCGGGTTCACGGGCGCGACAGCGGTGAAGTTCGGGGCGACGGCCGCAGCCTTCACGGTCAATAGCGATTCGCAAATCAGCGCGACGGCACCGGCGGGTACCGGGGTCGTGGACGTGCGCGTGACGAACCCAGCGGGCACGAGCGCCATCGTGACGGCGGACAATTACACCTACGCCGGTTTGCCAACGGTGTCATCGACGGTGCCTGCCTACGGGCCAGTGGCCGGTGGCACGACCGTGACCATCACCGGCACGAATTTCATCTCCGGCGTGACGGTCGTGATGTTTGGTGCTCAATTGTCGAACAGCGTGACGGTCAACAGCTCGACGTCGCTGACGGCCACAGTACCGGCGGGCACGGCAGGCGCTGCCAACATCCTCGTCACGACGCCGTTGGGCAGCAAGACGGTGGTCGGCGGCTATACCTACTACGCGGCACCTGCCGTCACGTCGATTTCGCCGACGAGCGGCCCGGCGAGCGGCGGGACATCCGTCACGATTACGGGGACGGGCTTCAACAATGTGACGGGCGTGTCGTTCGGTGGCACGTCGGGCACGAACATTACGGTCAACGGCACGACACAAATTACGGCAACGGCGCCGGCGGGCTCGGGTGTCGTCGACGTGCGCGTGAGCGCCGCTGGGGGGACGAGCCCCGTTACGGCGGCGGATCAGTTCACTTATCTCGGCGCGCCTGCGGTGACCAGCGTCACCCCCAATACCGGCCCAACGACGGGGGGCACGCCCGTGACCATCACGGGCACGGGGTTCACCGGTGCCACGGCGCTTAAGTTCGGTACAGTCAACGGGTCCTCTGTCACCGTCCTCAGCGCAACGCAGATCACCGCGGTATCGCCGCCGGGTACCGCAGGCGTGACCAACATCACGGTGACGACGCCGAATGGCACGAGCAGTACCACCCCTGCCAATCAGTTCACCTACACGTCGCCCGTTGCGGTCACCCTGGCGCCGACGACATTGCCGACGCCGGTGGCGGGGCAAGCCTACAGCCAGACGATGACGGCGTCGGGCGGCACCTTGCCGTACAGATTTACCGTGACGAACGGCACCTTGCCGGTGGGTTTGACGCTAAATGTCACGACCGGTGCGCTCACAGGTACGCCGAGCGCCACGGGGACCAGCACGTTCACGATTTCGGTCACCGATGCCAGCACCGGACCGGGCACGCCGCTGACCGCTTCGCAGAGCTATACCTTCAACATCACGGCGCAGGCTGCATCGGCACCGGCGATCGATGTGAAGGCGCTGTCCAACGCGCCGATCACGATTCACGCGACGGCGAACGCCGTAGGCGGCCCGTTCACCCGCGTGGCCATCGTCACACCGCCTGCCAGTGGCACGGCAGTCGTCAACGGTGAAGACATCGTCTACACCCCGGCGGGCAACACGAATGGCGTGGTCACGTTCACCTACGCGCTCACTAACGCTGCGGGTACTTCGGCACCGATTGGCGTCACGGTGACGGTGCAGGCGGTGCCGGTGACGGCGCCGGGGTTGCAAGCGAGCGTGAGTGCCAACGAGGCGACCAATATCGACATCACGACGGGTGCGACCGGTGGCCCGTTCACGGCGGCAAACGTCATTGCGGTTTCGCCCGCGAATGCAGGCACGGCCACCGTCGTGGCGGTTGCCGGTGCGGCGCCGGTGAGTGCAGGCGGCGTTCAGCGGCTTCGCGCTGCTGTGGTTGCGCCCACGCAGTACAGCGTGCGCTTCGTGCCGGCGGCCGCCTTTGCGGGCATGGCCGTGATCACGTACACGCTGTCCAACGAGAACGCCACGTCAGCGCCGGGCACGTTGCAGGTGAGCGTTGCGCCACGTAAGGATCCGTCGACGGACCCGGATGTGACTGGCCTCATCGGCGCACAGGTGGAAGCCGCACGCCGCTTCGCCACGACACAGATCGGCAACTTCAACCAGCGTCTCGAAGCGTTGCACGGCAAGGGGCGCGCCCCGTCGAGCAACGGCCTGAATGTGGTACTGCCGTCGCCGGATCGCGATCGCAATGTGTCGCGCTGTCAGGATGTCGTGGGTATCTCCGAGCGCGACGCGTGTCTGCGGGGTGATGTGAGTCCGCTGGCGCTCAACAAAGCGAAAAGCCTCGACGTACGCGACAAGAGCGTGGGTACCAGCGGGGTCGGTACGGGTGACAGCAGCGTGCCCGATCTGCCGGGCGAGGGTGCCAACGACGACAAGCGTTTCGCGTACTGGACGGCTGGGTCGGTGGACTTCGGTTTCGCCAATATGGCGGCCAATTCGGCCGCGCAGCGCTCGGGCTTCAAGTTCACGACGGGCGGTGTCACGCTCGGTGCCGACTATCGGTTGTCCGACCAGTTGTCGCTCGGGGCGGGTGTGGGCTACGGGCATGACGCGACCGATATCGGCAGTTCGGGCACGCGCAGCACGGGCGATAGCTACAGCGGTGCGCTGTATGCGAGCTTCCGCCCGATCCCGACGTTGTTCGTCGATGCGGTGGCGGGCTTCGGGACGCTGAACTTCAGTTCGCGCCGCTGGGTCATCGATGCGAACGACTTCGCGAGCGGCAAGCGCAGCGGTCAGCAGTTCTTTGGTTCGCTGTCGGCGGGTTACGAGTTCCGCAACGATGACTGGCTGTTCTCGCCGTATGGCCGTCTGACAGCGTCGCGCTCCACGCTGGATCAATACAGCGAAACGGGTGCTGGGCTGAACGCGCTCACGTACTTCAAGCAGAACGTGAACACGTTGTCGGGCACGCTCGGTGTGCGTGCCGGGTTTGCCAAGGCGACGCCGATCGGCACCTTCTCGCCGTATATCCGGGTGGAGTTGCAGCACGACTTCAACGGACAGAGCATGGCCGGGCTGGCCTATGCCGACATCGCGGGCAGCGGGCCGGTGTACTTCGTGCCGGGCAGCCCGTTTGGCAGCGATCGCGTGCAGGTCGGGTTCGGGTCGAAGTTGCGCACCGGCGTGCTCGTCTTCGGGCTGGATTACAGCGTGACGACGGGGATGGGCGGCTTGCAGCAGGGCGTGCGATTGACCTTCACCGCGCCATTTTGAGCGGTGAGGGGGCTTAGTCGGTAAGCCCGTAGAACCTGTAGAACGAGAAAGGCCAGCCCGAGAGGCTGGCCTTTTTTCGTTTAGTCCAACGCAGGTTCTTCGGCTACCTTGCGTTGCTGCAATCGGCGGAAGAAGGCGGCGTTGTGGATGTCGGCGACATCGAACACGCTATCGGCGGCGCGCATGACGGCCGCGTTGAACAGCATGCGGATCTCCGCCTGACCGGCAGCCGCACCGCCTTGCGCCGTGACCTGTCGGGCAATTTCACCGATCATCGCGCGCTTGATTATGTCGAACGAGGCATCCGGCCGCCCGTCGAGATGATTCATGTGGGCGAGCAGCATTCCCAACACCTGCGCGTGAACGAGTTCGGTGGCCCGCTGCTCCATGGCCAGTACGTCATTCTCAGTCATGAGTACCCCCGATGAACGATGTGTTGTGCGAAGGGAAGCTTCGCCAGCATAGCACCGCCCGTGGGGGCTCGCTGGGACCTCCCCGGCACCTCGTTCAGATCGCGTTCACCTCGCGCTCACCCCGCGTGCGCCTCTGATATTAGTAATAAAAACGGTTACCAAGATGCGTAGTAACTACTTGAAATCAGTGGGATCGCCATCCCTTGTTCAAACGGTTACGGTTACGCCGCGGGGAGTGATGTGCGTAGTGCTGAGGAATAAAGTCGGTTACGCCGATGATAACGAACGGCGGCTTTCGACCCGGAACGGTCAGTGAACTCGGACGATAACGGCCATTCAAGCGACACGCTACGAAGCAAGCGCCTGTCCCTGCATCAAACGAATCGATGCCGCGAAGTTGGCTAAGAACGCGGATACTTCATGTTCATAGCTGGGTGATTGCAACAGCGTCGTAATTTCAACCGGGGACTTTCCGATAAGGGGGACGCGCAGAAATGCGGATTCAAGGAAACCGGTACTGATTGTGGATAGGACAAGCCGCAGAGAGGCCAGCATATCGTCGCCACGATGAGACGCATGCGCTATCGCAATGGGCTTGCCGATGACTTCAAATCGAGAAACCAGCCAATCGATTGCATTCTTCAGGCCTCCGGGCAGAGCTCTGACATATTCGGGACTGGAAATGATGATTCCGTCGGCAGTTGATACAAGCTCTAGAAACTCAGCTACTGGTACAGGAACGTCTGCTCCCTCTGCGTCGGGTGAAAAAACAGGCAGAGTGTCCAGCCGGGCGAAGACAGCTAGCTCAACACCAGTTGGCAGAAAATACCTCATCGCCGTCAAAAACGCAGTATTTGTGGATTCGCGGCGCGCGCTACCCGAAATGGCCAACAACTTCATGTGGATGTGCTTTCCCAGTCACGGCACTATCGCCGCTAAATCCCAATCATCTTAGCGAAAGACAGCGAATCAAACTACGAAACCCGGTTTGAGGAGCATGCGGCATCCGTTGTCGACGATTCAGGATCGTCGGGTGACCGTCTCTTGTTGGCCGAAAGCGGTCCTCGCACTTTGACCGCTACACGGCCCGCGCCCGGCAGCGTGGCCTACGGGTCACTCCGACTCCGCTACGCCGTTACCGTTTTTATTCCTATTTACACCTCGGCCCGATGAGTTTTTACAGCCATGCCGCCGGCACGCCGCCGCGCTTGCGCCGCTCCTCGGCACCGGCGTGCCAGCCGGGGTAGCTGTCGGTGGCCACGCCGAGCGAAATCAGTGCGCCAGCGACCTTTTCGTTCTTCGCATCCTTGGCGACGGCGTAAAGATTCGGCGGCGTATCCGGCGCCCCGGGGTGGCTGCGCGACACCAGACTTGGCTCGCTCAGATTGACGCCGTACTTTTTGAAGAGCGTCAGTTGTTCGACGGCGTTCGGGTAGTCGTCTTTCACGACGAGATAGGGCAGGCTCACGTCCATGCCTGTGCCGGGCATCGTGACGCCCATGCCGCCGCGCAGAAACAGCTCGACCGCGCGCAGGTCGCCCATCCGGCTTGCTTTGGCGAACTCGTAGGGGTCCCACTTCATGCCGATGTTGTTGAGTTCGACGCGCGGGTCGTCGCTCTTGCCGTTCTTGATATCGAGCAGCAGCTTCTGCACGTTGGCGACCCACTGGACGTTGGCGGCACCCAGCCCGCCTTGCTCGGCGTGCCTGCTGCTCGCGATCGCACCGAAACTGAAAGCGCCCGCACACAGCCCGGCACAGACGACCAGACTGCCGTGCATGCGTTTTTGTCCGCCGATCAGGCGTGTGGCGAGCAGCACGACGAACACCAGCACCGCAAACCCTGCCACGTAATTGATGTAGGGGAAGAACGGCCGGACGAAGTCGAGGACCGGGATCAGGATGGCGGTGGAAATTGTCATGACGGCGTTGATCGGACCGATATGATCGGTGACCCACCGTCCCCCTTCCACGTACGTTTGCGTTTTCATTATTTTCGAGATGCGTGGTGTTTTGACGTTGCGACGTGTTTGCGGCCGCGAGCGCGCGCACGATGATACCTGCGCACCATCATCGTCACGATGACGGGCGTTGTCATCCTGTCAGCACTGACAGGGACACGCAACTGGCCCCGCCGGGAGTGGCCCGCTTGGCATGCCTGATGTTTCGCTATCCGTAACGTCACGGCCGGATGCGGTTGCACCTTCGTGCGAGATTATCGTGAAATGGGTTTCCCTTTTCGAGGTGATTTCGGGTTAACACCTAAAGTTTCGCCGGGTCTGGCCGTAAGTCATGAGGTGGAACCTCCCACCTAGTGGAACCGGTGGCCTGGGGCGCCGGTTCTGGTCTTTGAACTCCTAGCCGCAGGCCTGCCAGTCCATTCAGCATGACAGTATCTTCGCTTAGAACACGGATCATCCTGATCGCGTGTGCCACCGTCGTCGGTGCGCTGATTCTCTCCGGCATTACCACCTACCTCATCGTGCGCACCAGCATGATGTCGACCATTTCCAACACGCTCGACGCCGTGGCGCGCGGCAACACCCTCGCTGTCGAGCGCTGGGCGGCTGCCAAGGGCCAGTCGGTGGTCGGCACGGCGGCTGCCGTCGAAAAGGGCGAGCAGGGTGTTGCGCTCACGAAGCTGCTTGGCGCGACCAACGGCTTCCCGATCTCCAGCATCGGCTGGAGCGACAAGTCGTATTTCTCGAGCGGCCCCACGCCGCCCGACTACGATCCGACCGCACGCCCCTGGTACAAGGGCGCCACCGCCGCGGGCAAGCTGACCGTCGTCAAGCCGTACGCCGACATCGCCTCGGGCAAACTCTACGTGTCGTTCGCCGCGCCGATT belongs to Pandoraea norimbergensis and includes:
- a CDS encoding phage tail protein, whose protein sequence is MEAYIGEIRMFAGNYPPQGWKFCNGELLNIASDYEVLFSLIGTTYGGDGRSNFRLPDLRLRVPIGMGQVPGSGQRLLGQQVGSDTVTLQPSDVPGHLHTINASTADATSPTPGPDVTLAKTSAVFYDSGVRSVPTKAALAAPAIAPAGNAQPTAHPNVMPTASMNYIICVSGLYPSQG
- a CDS encoding phage tail protein — its product is MDSYLGEIRLCAFPVVPRGWLPCDGRLLNVNINQVLFSLLGTQYGGDGRVTFGLPDLRGRVAMHRLPGTYNQGAPGGTETVALNAQQVPTHSHEFRAATNDATQPLAGTGKDRLLAKSVISQPDLPTVVGTALYGPVTAQTLTAESPEASSATNDATAHNNMQSSLVLNYIICVQGGLYPPRP
- a CDS encoding IPT/TIG domain-containing protein; its protein translation is MLFTASSSAWSQACVTWTATSAQLSGGSYRYTLPLNDACDPTAEGLYTSPGQIVGTALAADGSSLSVDLGTFPYDILVFTPKLGTTQTSWTFTLYRASDAPVTVAINFPVPTVTSLSPSGGPNSGGTAVTITGTGFTGATGVNFGATPGTGVVVLTDTTIVATSPAGTSPVDVTVTTSAGTSAINAPNDRFTYTPTVTGVSPTSGPAGGGVSATITGTGFTNATSVTFGTNAALPYIIVSDSTITVSNVPAGTGTVDVKVTNSAGTSATNASDRFTYLAAPVVTSVTPNAGAPGGGASVRIQGSGFSTGGVPSVKFGSTPAPSFTLDNDAQITVTSPAAAAGTIDVTVTNNNGTSATSAADQFTYAGVPTVTSLGTKEGPLAGGTTVTINGTGLKTTTAVAFGAVSVPFTAVSDTQITVTSPANASAGVVDIVVTTQGGTSATSSADQFTYMALPTVTSLAPTSGPAAGGTTVAISGSGFTSTATVSFGGTAATNVQFVSASQLTARSPAGTGTVDVRVSTTGGTSATSMNDQFTYRAAPAISGLSVTVGSPAGGTQTKITGTGFTGTTSVTFNGSPATTFNIDSDTQITVTSPAGSAGTVNVVVTTPNGTSAVGPSSQFTYAAPPTVLSLGPTTGSTAGGDSVTITGSNFYNGVTTVKLGGNTATITAISSTSITFTTPAGSPGLATLTVDTPGGTSTTGGAFTYVAVPVVTSLSPAYGSTSGSNPVTISGSGFTGATAVKFGATAAAFTVNSDSQISATAPAGTGVVDVRVTNPAGTSAIVTADNYTYAGLPTVSSTVPAYGPVAGGTTVTITGTNFISGVTVVMFGAQLSNSVTVNSSTSLTATVPAGTAGAANILVTTPLGSKTVVGGYTYYAAPAVTSISPTSGPASGGTSVTITGTGFNNVTGVSFGGTSGTNITVNGTTQITATAPAGSGVVDVRVSAAGGTSPVTAADQFTYLGAPAVTSVTPNTGPTTGGTPVTITGTGFTGATALKFGTVNGSSVTVLSATQITAVSPPGTAGVTNITVTTPNGTSSTTPANQFTYTSPVAVTLAPTTLPTPVAGQAYSQTMTASGGTLPYRFTVTNGTLPVGLTLNVTTGALTGTPSATGTSTFTISVTDASTGPGTPLTASQSYTFNITAQAASAPAIDVKALSNAPITIHATANAVGGPFTRVAIVTPPASGTAVVNGEDIVYTPAGNTNGVVTFTYALTNAAGTSAPIGVTVTVQAVPVTAPGLQASVSANEATNIDITTGATGGPFTAANVIAVSPANAGTATVVAVAGAAPVSAGGVQRLRAAVVAPTQYSVRFVPAAAFAGMAVITYTLSNENATSAPGTLQVSVAPRKDPSTDPDVTGLIGAQVEAARRFATTQIGNFNQRLEALHGKGRAPSSNGLNVVLPSPDRDRNVSRCQDVVGISERDACLRGDVSPLALNKAKSLDVRDKSVGTSGVGTGDSSVPDLPGEGANDDKRFAYWTAGSVDFGFANMAANSAAQRSGFKFTTGGVTLGADYRLSDQLSLGAGVGYGHDATDIGSSGTRSTGDSYSGALYASFRPIPTLFVDAVAGFGTLNFSSRRWVIDANDFASGKRSGQQFFGSLSAGYEFRNDDWLFSPYGRLTASRSTLDQYSETGAGLNALTYFKQNVNTLSGTLGVRAGFAKATPIGTFSPYIRVELQHDFNGQSMAGLAYADIAGSGPVYFVPGSPFGSDRVQVGFGSKLRTGVLVFGLDYSVTTGMGGLQQGVRLTFTAPF
- a CDS encoding LysR family transcriptional regulator; translation: MTRQRIPSLKLLMGFEAAARHGNFSRAADELHISQSAVSHQVQQLEAEIGQPLFRRVGRGVELTVAGEVLQRSVQRSVDTLRNGLGRIATYLDPGLVAIAGPASLLHGWLSPRIEQLQASNPALCPMLSTDEAARFIDETDIDIAISDRPLQQTGLLEIPFLKDEWVIVAERDLAERLASVAHDQHPAQVSLICLEESFTRDETAALFRDALAPFCKRAIFDDERLLLDATLRGQGIACISRLLADESLKQDRLRVLPGYPRIAGRTWWVSRVEGEPRSAFVTEVFDWLIAQAA
- a CDS encoding ACT domain-containing protein — its product is MTISTAILIPVLDFVRPFFPYINYVAGFAVLVFVVLLATRLIGGQKRMHGSLVVCAGLCAGAFSFGAIASSRHAEQGGLGAANVQWVANVQKLLLDIKNGKSDDPRVELNNIGMKWDPYEFAKASRMGDLRAVELFLRGGMGVTMPGTGMDVSLPYLVVKDDYPNAVEQLTLFKKYGVNLSEPSLVSRSHPGAPDTPPNLYAVAKDAKNEKVAGALISLGVATDSYPGWHAGAEERRKRGGVPAAWL
- a CDS encoding phage tail protein — protein: MDDYYIGEIRLYAFNYAPVDWAVCDGTILQIRLFPELYAVIGTTYGGDGRTTFAVPDLRGLVSRGTTDAPQIGKVEGSPTVTLQDQHMPLHTHTAYVNSTRPAGESASDKLPARFVVGGNNAYRENTSDLSLASLAPLTVGPACTSGAHNNMQPYLPLNFCIAIKNGEFPPRP
- a CDS encoding NADPH-dependent FMN reductase; amino-acid sequence: MKLLAISGSARRESTNTAFLTAMRYFLPTGVELAVFARLDTLPVFSPDAEGADVPVPVAEFLELVSTADGIIISSPEYVRALPGGLKNAIDWLVSRFEVIGKPIAIAHASHRGDDMLASLRLVLSTISTGFLESAFLRVPLIGKSPVEITTLLQSPSYEHEVSAFLANFAASIRLMQGQALAS